One genomic segment of Primulina tabacum isolate GXHZ01 chromosome 9, ASM2559414v2, whole genome shotgun sequence includes these proteins:
- the LOC142555251 gene encoding vesicle-associated membrane protein 721-like, whose protein sequence is MGQQSLIYSFVARGTVILAEYTEFTGNFTGIAAQCLQKLPATNNKFTYNCDGHTFNYLVEDGFTYCVVAVESAGRQIPIAFLERTKEDFTKKYSGGKAATAVANSLNREFGPKLKEQMQYCVDHPEEVSKLAKVKAQVSEVKGVMMENIEKVLDRGEKIELLVDKTENLRSQAQDFRTQGTRMRRKMWFQNMKIKLIVLAIIIALILIIVLSVCRGFKCH, encoded by the exons ATGGGGCAGCAATCGTTGATCTACAGCTTTGTGGCTCGTGGGACGGTGATTCTGGCGGAGTATACGGAGTTCACGGGCAATTTCACCGGAATCGCAGCTCAGTGCCTTCAGAAACTCCCCGCTACCAACAATAAGTTCACCTACAACTGCGATGGCCACACCTTCAATTACCTGGTGGAGGATGGATTTA CTTATTGTGTTGTGGCTGTTGAATCTGCTGGAAGACAAATTCCAATTGCATTCCTGGAAAGAACAAAAGAGGATTTTACTAAGAAGTATAGTGGAGGAAAGGCTGCTACAGCTGTAGCTAACAGCCTAAATAGAGAGTTTGG GCCCAAACTGAAGGAGCAAATGCAGTATTGTGTAGATCATCCCGAGGAGGTCAGCAAGCTTGCTAAGGTGAAAGCTCAGGTTTCAGAAGTCAAAGGAGTGATGATGGAGAACATTGAAAAG GTTCTTGACCGTGGAGAGAAAATCGAACTTCTGGTGGATAAAACAGAAAACCTTCGCTCTCAG GCCCAAGATTTTAGGACTCAGGGAACAAGGATGAGGAGGAAGATGTGGTTTCAGAATATGAAGATAAAGCTGATTGTTCTTGCCAtcattattgctttgattcttATCATAGTTTTATCGGTATGTCGTGGATTCAAATGTCATTAA